A single genomic interval of Terriglobus albidus harbors:
- a CDS encoding zinc ribbon domain-containing protein translates to MAEVHERRDRDTGNAEYDLSLVPTWSILLAAIFFVGLQYLFHFKMPHRHGELLAMRIAMGFFWGSALASYALLAGYVSRDVKRRNMSAPLWVLMVILMPAGIGAIVYFLVRQPVVSRCPHCSTELQAGFNFCPQCRFQTAPVCGQCYRSVQITDIYCSNCGHDLATDGSPRRLRAYHDE, encoded by the coding sequence ATGGCGGAAGTTCACGAGCGCCGAGATAGAGATACCGGTAATGCCGAATACGATCTGAGCCTGGTTCCCACCTGGTCGATCCTGCTGGCTGCGATCTTCTTTGTCGGGCTGCAGTATCTCTTTCATTTCAAGATGCCCCATCGTCACGGCGAGCTGCTGGCGATGCGCATTGCGATGGGCTTCTTCTGGGGATCTGCGCTTGCCAGCTACGCCCTGCTGGCCGGTTACGTCAGCCGCGACGTCAAACGCCGCAATATGTCGGCGCCGCTGTGGGTGCTGATGGTCATCCTGATGCCTGCCGGCATCGGAGCCATCGTCTACTTCCTGGTGCGGCAGCCGGTAGTCTCCCGGTGTCCCCACTGCAGCACGGAGCTGCAGGCCGGCTTCAACTTTTGTCCGCAGTGCCGCTTCCAGACTGCGCCCGTTTGCGGACAGTGCTATCGCAGCGTGCAGATTACCGATATCTACTGCTCCAACTGCGGGCATGATCTTGCCACGGACGGATCTCCGCGCCGCCTGCGGGCCTATCACGACGAGTAG